A window of Campylobacter lari subsp. lari contains these coding sequences:
- a CDS encoding NADH-quinone oxidoreductase subunit N — MSGFSLEKFNFVLLFPVLSLLFWAIVLLLLDAFKKLSRNFYIGASIIALFSTLCFLLIYNGFVLDNSHAFFDLFVSDNYAIFAQIVILVFSMLYLLMDKDEQKAEFFFLFLFMIASLILMVSSTNLIVIFLALEGSSLALYTLIALRGTHNAISSSIKYFTLAAVGAGFFVFACAFVYLKTKSLDLDNLLHSEYISDPILLCAGVMFLVIVGVKLSIAPFHFWLKDVYYGVHTNFIAFISIVPKIAMIIVVLRIFSALGGGVKFEYIVALLAIFSMLAVSIVALIQKDVKKMLAYSSITHSSFILAVIVSSMSVSSQGDGTSYLLSIFALFVYWISFAFANYGIFLILSLFQKSSFESFSGLFDQRPVLSIMLAIFILCIAGIPPFGIFWGKILILASILNSGYYALVFAVALSSMIMLYAYLKILIYIFFKKAQIIESANLDVKQKIILCLCLIGSVSCVFLLL, encoded by the coding sequence ATGAGTGGTTTTAGTTTAGAAAAATTCAATTTTGTATTATTATTTCCTGTGTTATCATTGCTTTTTTGGGCTATTGTTTTGCTTTTATTGGATGCATTTAAAAAGCTTTCTAGAAATTTTTATATAGGAGCAAGTATTATAGCCTTATTTAGCACTTTGTGCTTTTTATTGATTTATAATGGCTTTGTTTTGGATAATTCTCATGCCTTTTTTGATTTATTTGTAAGTGATAATTATGCAATTTTTGCTCAAATAGTTATTTTAGTTTTTTCAATGCTTTATTTATTGATGGATAAAGATGAGCAAAAGGCAGAGTTTTTTTTCTTGTTTTTATTTATGATTGCTTCTTTGATATTAATGGTTTCAAGTACTAATTTAATTGTAATTTTCCTAGCCTTAGAAGGCTCTTCTTTGGCTCTTTATACATTAATAGCATTAAGAGGAACTCATAATGCTATTAGCTCTAGTATAAAGTATTTTACTTTAGCTGCGGTGGGCGCTGGGTTTTTTGTCTTTGCTTGTGCTTTTGTGTATTTAAAAACAAAGTCTTTGGATTTGGATAATCTATTACATTCTGAATATATTTCAGATCCTATCTTGCTTTGTGCGGGAGTAATGTTTTTGGTTATTGTTGGAGTAAAACTTTCTATTGCGCCTTTTCATTTTTGGTTAAAAGATGTGTATTATGGGGTACATACAAATTTTATTGCATTTATATCTATAGTACCAAAAATAGCTATGATAATAGTAGTTTTAAGAATTTTTTCTGCTTTGGGCGGTGGGGTAAAATTTGAATACATAGTAGCGTTACTAGCGATTTTTTCTATGCTTGCTGTAAGTATAGTAGCTTTAATCCAAAAAGATGTGAAAAAAATGCTAGCATATAGTTCTATTACCCATTCTTCTTTTATATTAGCAGTTATTGTTTCTAGTATGAGTGTGAGTTCTCAAGGAGACGGGACTTCTTATTTGCTTTCAATTTTTGCTTTGTTTGTGTATTGGATATCTTTTGCCTTTGCAAATTATGGAATTTTTTTAATATTGAGTTTATTTCAAAAAAGCTCATTTGAGAGTTTTTCAGGTTTGTTTGATCAAAGACCAGTATTGTCTATAATGCTAGCTATATTCATTTTATGTATAGCAGGTATTCCACCTTTTGGGATTTTTTGGGGTAAAATTTTAATTTTAGCTTCTATTTTAAATTCAGGCTATTATGCGCTTGTATTTGCTGTAGCTTTAAGCTCTATGATTATGCTTTATGCTTATTTGAAAATTTTAATTTACATTTTTTTCAAAAAAGCTCAAATTATAGAAAGTGCAAACTTAGATGTAAAACAAAAGATTATTTTATGCTTGTGTTTGATTGGAAGTGTTTCTTGCGTGTTTTTGCTTTTGTAA
- a CDS encoding complex I subunit 4 family protein: MLSLLMLFPFFAAFVALFLQKEDSKSFAILVSFLILVFNIFLLFNYHGGIAYEFSLNSLIVNFHIGVDAIALYLMLLCSIMIFLSFICLDIQDKSVVVSIFLLQFCIIGLFASLDALLFYVFWEFSLVPLIYLIGRYSDNYKAGIKFFIYAFCGSMLMLLAIIYVGFLYYQSFGYWSFDLLAWYKSDFFIPESVQNLIFIGFFIAFAIKSPLFPFHTWAPKVYAKSPTLVSVMLVSFKMAPFGFLRFILPLTPDTLNHYYSLLAVLCIVGILYAALIAFKAKDLKELIAYSSISHLGVVILGIVTFTYNGVSGSVFYMFAHGIVTGGLFLAAYMLYKRYHTFDLDFYKNLAKTAPLFSFFFAVLLFSSISLPLTISFVGEFLILQGIASVNLWYALFAGGVIILGAIYMLNIYRNMFFATSEEKIEKLVLKKGEIFVLSILSALVIYLGIAPSAMLDEIALNVNSILEVMQTRNIAIENQKIIDDIRGF; this comes from the coding sequence ATGCTTAGTTTATTAATGTTATTTCCATTTTTTGCAGCTTTTGTAGCTTTGTTTTTGCAAAAAGAAGATAGTAAGTCTTTTGCTATTTTAGTTAGCTTTTTGATTTTAGTTTTTAATATTTTTTTATTGTTTAATTATCATGGTGGTATAGCTTATGAGTTTAGTTTAAATTCTTTAATAGTTAATTTTCATATCGGCGTAGATGCTATAGCGCTTTATTTGATGTTGCTTTGTTCTATTATGATTTTTTTATCTTTTATATGTTTGGACATTCAAGATAAAAGTGTTGTTGTAAGTATATTTTTATTGCAATTTTGTATTATAGGGCTTTTTGCTTCATTAGATGCTTTATTGTTTTATGTATTTTGGGAGTTTTCTCTTGTACCGCTTATTTATTTAATAGGCAGATATTCAGATAATTATAAAGCAGGGATTAAATTTTTCATTTATGCATTTTGCGGCTCTATGCTCATGCTTTTAGCGATTATTTATGTAGGATTTTTGTATTATCAAAGTTTTGGGTATTGGAGTTTTGATTTACTTGCTTGGTATAAGAGCGACTTTTTCATACCTGAAAGCGTGCAAAATTTAATCTTTATAGGATTTTTTATCGCTTTTGCGATTAAAAGTCCTTTGTTTCCTTTCCACACTTGGGCACCAAAAGTTTATGCAAAAAGCCCAACTTTAGTATCTGTAATGCTTGTTAGTTTTAAAATGGCTCCTTTTGGATTTTTAAGATTTATCTTGCCTTTAACACCTGATACTTTAAATCATTATTATTCTTTACTTGCTGTTTTATGTATAGTTGGAATTTTATACGCAGCTTTAATTGCTTTTAAAGCTAAGGATTTAAAAGAATTAATCGCTTATAGCTCAATTTCGCATTTAGGTGTGGTGATTTTGGGTATTGTGACTTTTACTTATAATGGGGTAAGTGGTTCTGTATTTTATATGTTTGCTCATGGTATAGTAACAGGTGGTTTATTTTTAGCTGCTTATATGCTTTATAAAAGATATCATACTTTTGATTTAGACTTTTACAAAAATTTAGCCAAAACAGCTCCATTATTTAGCTTTTTCTTTGCGGTGTTGTTATTTTCATCTATTTCACTACCTTTGACCATTTCTTTTGTAGGTGAGTTTTTGATTTTACAAGGCATTGCAAGTGTGAATTTGTGGTATGCGCTATTTGCAGGTGGTGTGATTATTTTAGGGGCTATTTATATGTTAAATATTTATAGAAATATGTTTTTTGCCACTAGTGAAGAAAAAATAGAGAAATTAGTATTAAAAAAAGGTGAAATTTTTGTTTTGAGTATTTTAAGTGCCTTGGTAATTTATTTAGGGATAGCTCCAAGTGCTATGCTTGATGAAATTGCTTTGAATGTAAATAGCATTCTTGAGGTTATGCAAACAAGAAATATTGCAATAGAAAATCAGAAAATCATAGATGATATAAGAGGTTTTTAA
- the nuoL gene encoding NADH-quinone oxidoreductase subunit L has product MQNLALIALFSPLVSAIVLGIFAFSAKKIILGYIASLLIAFSALASIVLLSNGMHFNFELGTWISLVDVSFGFKIDSITLIMMNVVSIVATFVHLYSIFYMEHDEGFNRYFSYLGLFVFSMMFLIMSDNFLGLFIGWEGVGLCSWLLIGFWYHNEKYTFAANEAFIMNRIADLALLLGIFLIYIEFNSLKYDEFFTLLSLGHENDVILILIALLLFVGAMGKSAQFPFHTWLADAMAGPTPVSALIHAATMVTAGVYLVIRAGGLYLQVSEVGYFIAILGAFVALFAASMALVAKDLKRIIAYSTLSQLGYMFVAAGLGAYAIALFHLATHAFFKSLLFLGAGNVMHAMNDKLDISKMGGLYKSMRFSAILMVIGSLALAGIYPFAGFFSKDLILGFSFISHHHGIFLALLIAAFMTAFYSFRLLMLVFFTPKRHEEHPHEASKIALFAMSPLALLAIVAGFFEHSFMEFVGKNLAFIDGQNSLVMILASAAAVLGVLLAIIAYWKNWFKPSLSKTSIYKLLFNEYYIPRFYHQFIVSKYALFCEFLRKGDKEILDTLVDSVAFFLKTFARSLSVGKDYSLVLRITVLAFVCLFCLALAV; this is encoded by the coding sequence ATGCAAAATTTAGCTTTAATTGCGCTTTTTTCTCCTTTAGTTTCAGCTATTGTTTTAGGTATTTTTGCTTTTAGTGCTAAGAAAATTATTTTAGGTTATATAGCTTCTTTACTTATAGCTTTTTCAGCACTTGCTTCAATTGTTTTGTTAAGCAATGGAATGCATTTTAATTTTGAACTTGGCACTTGGATATCTTTAGTAGATGTTAGTTTTGGTTTTAAAATAGATTCTATTACTTTAATTATGATGAATGTAGTAAGTATAGTTGCTACTTTTGTGCATTTATATAGTATATTTTATATGGAGCATGATGAGGGGTTTAATCGTTATTTTAGCTATTTAGGACTTTTTGTTTTTTCTATGATGTTTTTGATTATGAGTGATAATTTCTTAGGACTTTTCATAGGTTGGGAGGGCGTTGGACTTTGCTCATGGCTTTTGATAGGTTTTTGGTATCATAATGAAAAATATACCTTTGCTGCTAATGAAGCATTTATCATGAACCGCATTGCGGATTTAGCTTTGCTTTTAGGAATTTTCTTAATTTATATAGAGTTCAATTCTTTAAAATATGATGAATTTTTTACCCTTTTGTCTTTAGGGCATGAAAATGATGTGATTTTGATTTTAATAGCGCTTTTGCTTTTTGTGGGTGCTATGGGAAAATCCGCACAATTTCCTTTCCATACTTGGCTTGCTGATGCTATGGCAGGACCTACACCAGTTTCAGCGCTAATTCATGCAGCAACTATGGTTACTGCTGGAGTTTATTTGGTGATTCGCGCTGGAGGGCTTTATTTGCAAGTGAGTGAAGTGGGATATTTTATCGCTATACTTGGGGCTTTTGTGGCACTTTTTGCTGCATCTATGGCTTTAGTGGCTAAGGATTTAAAAAGAATTATTGCCTATTCAACCCTTTCTCAACTTGGATATATGTTTGTAGCAGCCGGACTTGGAGCTTATGCTATAGCTTTATTTCATCTAGCAACTCATGCATTTTTTAAATCTTTATTGTTTTTAGGTGCAGGTAATGTTATGCATGCTATGAATGATAAGTTAGACATTAGCAAGATGGGTGGACTTTACAAAAGCATGCGCTTTAGTGCTATTTTGATGGTAATTGGTTCTTTGGCTTTGGCAGGAATTTATCCTTTTGCGGGATTTTTCTCTAAAGATTTAATTTTAGGTTTTTCTTTTATTAGCCATCATCATGGAATATTTTTAGCACTTTTAATTGCAGCTTTTATGACAGCTTTTTATAGTTTTAGACTTTTAATGCTTGTATTTTTTACTCCAAAAAGACATGAAGAACATCCTCATGAAGCTAGTAAAATAGCTTTATTTGCGATGAGTCCTTTGGCTTTACTTGCGATTGTAGCAGGATTTTTTGAGCATAGTTTTATGGAGTTTGTAGGTAAAAATTTAGCTTTTATTGATGGGCAAAATTCTTTAGTTATGATACTTGCAAGTGCTGCTGCAGTGCTTGGGGTGCTTTTGGCTATCATAGCTTATTGGAAAAATTGGTTTAAACCATCACTTTCTAAAACAAGTATTTATAAGCTTTTGTTTAATGAATATTATATACCAAGATTTTATCATCAATTTATTGTTAGTAAATATGCTTTATTTTGTGAATTTTTAAGAAAAGGCGATAAAGAAATTTTAGATACTTTGGTAGATAGTGTTGCGTTTTTTCTTAAAACTTTTGCAAGATCTCTTAGTGTAGGTAAAGATTATTCTTTGGTTTTAAGAATTACAGTGTTGGCTTTTGTATGTTTATTTTGTTTAGCGTTGGCGGTGTAG
- the nuoK gene encoding NADH-quinone oxidoreductase subunit NuoK, with protein MLEKYYIVAILMFIIGLIGIIKRQNLIMLFISSEILLNAANLALVTAGASHKDIEGQIFALFVMGVAACEVAVGIALCVLWYRKTGALELSSLAEKGELKCKI; from the coding sequence ATGTTAGAAAAATACTATATTGTAGCTATTTTGATGTTTATCATTGGTCTAATAGGTATTATAAAACGCCAAAATTTAATTATGCTTTTTATCTCAAGTGAAATTTTATTAAACGCTGCTAATTTAGCTTTAGTTACGGCAGGAGCTTCTCACAAAGACATAGAAGGACAAATTTTTGCCTTATTTGTAATGGGTGTTGCAGCTTGTGAAGTAGCTGTTGGGATAGCACTATGTGTTTTATGGTATAGAAAAACAGGAGCGCTAGAGCTTAGCTCTTTAGCTGAAAAAGGAGAGTTAAAATGCAAAATTTAG
- a CDS encoding NADH-quinone oxidoreductase subunit J, whose product MFENIAFGILSILVLGFFLISVLSTSVLYAISSLAAGMIFLSGFYFLLNAEFIGAIQIIVYSGAILGLYSFAMMFFDASIKVKENLKGKRVFIFAVIFSAILLISIIMGYNFGLNETGEAYGLDSTQQIGFTLFTKYMLAFEFMAILLLIALICAIALTQKNIKKDEQ is encoded by the coding sequence ATGTTTGAAAATATAGCCTTTGGTATTTTAAGTATTTTGGTGCTAGGTTTTTTCTTAATAAGCGTTTTAAGCACAAGCGTGCTTTATGCAATTAGCTCTTTAGCAGCTGGCATGATATTTTTAAGTGGATTTTATTTTTTGCTTAATGCTGAATTTATTGGGGCAATTCAAATCATCGTTTATAGTGGAGCTATTTTAGGGCTTTATAGTTTTGCTATGATGTTTTTTGATGCTTCGATAAAAGTAAAGGAAAATCTAAAAGGTAAAAGAGTATTTATTTTTGCTGTGATTTTTAGTGCGATTTTGTTGATTAGTATTATTATGGGTTATAACTTTGGTTTAAATGAAACTGGTGAAGCTTATGGTCTTGATTCAACTCAGCAAATAGGTTTTACTTTATTTACAAAATACATGCTTGCTTTTGAATTTATGGCAATTTTACTTTTAATCGCTTTAATTTGCGCTATAGCACTTACTCAAAAAAATATAAAAAAGGATGAGCAATGA
- the nuoI gene encoding NADH-quinone oxidoreductase subunit NuoI, with product MKKGYFKVDFERKNPQSAYEKFIQIIKRSLNTELFVGLYVVLREMLKKNNSATIKYPMEKVSLDNRYRAVHRLMRFIESENECCIGCGLCEKICISNCIRMETSLGEDGRKKVENYSINLGRCIYCGFCADVCPELAIVHGKEYENAAEQRSYFGQKQDFLTPIDELKNQVVFEGSGSLRKDADDLVKKTPNYYEVDLQRQQEALKEENV from the coding sequence ATGAAAAAAGGTTATTTTAAAGTAGATTTTGAGCGTAAAAATCCTCAAAGTGCTTATGAAAAATTTATACAAATAATCAAACGCTCGTTAAACACAGAACTTTTTGTAGGTTTATATGTGGTTTTAAGAGAAATGCTTAAAAAAAATAATAGCGCAACGATTAAATACCCTATGGAAAAAGTTTCACTAGATAATCGCTACCGCGCAGTCCATCGTTTAATGCGTTTTATTGAAAGTGAGAATGAATGTTGTATTGGCTGTGGATTGTGTGAGAAAATTTGCATTAGTAATTGCATAAGAATGGAAACATCTTTGGGTGAAGATGGGCGTAAAAAGGTTGAAAATTATAGTATTAATTTAGGGCGTTGTATATATTGTGGCTTTTGCGCTGATGTTTGTCCTGAACTTGCTATTGTGCATGGTAAAGAGTATGAAAATGCAGCAGAGCAAAGATCTTATTTTGGACAAAAACAAGACTTTTTAACCCCAATTGATGAGCTTAAAAATCAAGTAGTATTTGAAGGAAGTGGTAGTTTAAGAAAAGATGCTGATGATTTAGTTAAAAAAACTCCAAATTATTACGAGGTTGATTTGCAAAGACAGCAAGAAGCTTTAAAGGAAGAAAATGTTTGA
- the nuoH gene encoding NADH-quinone oxidoreductase subunit NuoH, whose protein sequence is MSDVGFFVIETIIKCVFVVAVFATLAGVATYLERKVLALFHRRLGPDMVGPFGLLQVVADMIKLFTKEDIVPTHAQKVVFLIAPLIAAICAFMAIAAIPIFPEFTLFGRVIRPIIADINVALLFVVGMGGASFYAIFLGGLASHNKWSLLGGARGLVSIISYESVAGLSLVCVVMLVGSLSLIDINNYQSDGILSWLIFKQPLAFVLFVIAIFIETNRTPLCLSENETELVSGYGTEYSGLRWGMFFIGEYTAMITGAIMISLLFLGGFNDFWIIPGAIMMLLKVSFVFFWYFWARGAFPQLRPDQVMRMCYLILIPLAVLNLLISALVLVI, encoded by the coding sequence ATGAGCGATGTAGGGTTTTTTGTCATAGAAACTATCATTAAATGTGTTTTTGTTGTGGCGGTTTTTGCTACTTTAGCAGGAGTTGCTACTTATCTTGAAAGAAAGGTTTTAGCTTTATTCCATCGCCGTTTAGGGCCTGATATGGTAGGGCCTTTTGGCTTGCTTCAAGTAGTTGCTGATATGATAAAGCTTTTTACTAAAGAAGATATAGTGCCAACTCATGCTCAAAAAGTGGTATTTTTAATCGCACCTTTAATCGCAGCAATTTGTGCATTTATGGCAATTGCAGCTATTCCTATTTTTCCTGAGTTTACTTTATTTGGTAGAGTGATTCGTCCTATTATCGCTGATATTAATGTGGCTTTGCTTTTTGTTGTAGGTATGGGTGGGGCGAGCTTTTATGCTATTTTTTTAGGTGGTTTAGCAAGTCATAATAAATGGTCTTTGCTAGGCGGTGCAAGAGGGCTTGTTTCTATCATTTCTTATGAAAGTGTGGCTGGACTTTCTTTGGTTTGTGTTGTAATGCTTGTTGGATCATTGTCTTTGATAGATATTAATAATTATCAAAGTGATGGCATACTTTCTTGGCTTATTTTTAAACAACCTTTAGCTTTTGTGTTGTTTGTCATAGCAATTTTTATAGAAACTAATAGAACCCCACTTTGTCTAAGTGAAAATGAAACTGAGCTTGTATCAGGTTATGGAACTGAATATAGCGGGCTTAGATGGGGTATGTTTTTTATAGGCGAATACACAGCCATGATAACTGGAGCTATCATGATATCGCTTTTGTTTTTGGGTGGTTTTAATGATTTTTGGATCATACCTGGGGCGATTATGATGCTTTTGAAAGTTTCTTTTGTGTTTTTTTGGTATTTTTGGGCTAGGGGCGCTTTCCCGCAACTTCGCCCTGATCAAGTAATGAGAATGTGTTATTTGATCTTAATACCTTTGGCTGTTTTAAATTTATTAATTAGTGCTTTAGTGCTTGTGATATAG
- a CDS encoding NADH-quinone oxidoreductase subunit G, translating to MKVIINGIECEANEGEYILNVARKNDIFIPAICYLNGCSPTLACRMCMVEADGKKVYSCNTKVKEGMVVESDLPNLWDERNAIMQAYCINHPLQCGVCDKSGECELQNFTHKARVNVQNYWIKDTHKEHKKWGEINYDPALCIVCERCITVCKDKIGESALKTTPRGANAPDASFKESMSKDALAIWTKFQKSLIAPSSGDMLDCSFCGECTSVCPTGALVGSAFQYTSNAWELKKIPASNPHSSDCELMYYDIKQTSINNQKEKIYRVSNDFAFATLNKAARYGFNTQNEVQGKDEKAFEKLVNMIQDQEIKNIKFNSFITNEEALILQNISDKFEINLINEEAKKFQDFINIFYQNANAMYNANADDIIQSDFLIIVGSFLRYDAPTLGYKVNNALVMNKGAGLYFHPIKDKGVDKYSKNFLQINHDIKDNENILLFILQKFAKEFPQDFKNTLENAYHQGTKEIEETINEEVIEKIEKQNENGETIIEEVKKLVPKKIKKSIEVQRSNYAKNLGIDEDILENLLAKRQKFTLIIGSDFYYDEKSINLAKLCALVQKYTEFKVFLIPTCTNTLGVSLICDLKQDFQAGKMLGYNEKGDFTFSYDGHFDLASSALNQQEGSFVNYDKRLVPTNAALEFKGYFLNDLANALGFDEEFTINYTKFLPQNKGFMAIEFDELENYYDNGGANHRGYELDFSNLKLEKKEFSSQKIDENNGNLNLYFANPIHQFSKLSNKAFNEVGVLFLSPDLMQKFDLKDDDSVILKAKHAQIALSVKTDENLENGAYLGDYDSKLNTQDLFKGLRYIKIDLEKAGAKI from the coding sequence ATGAAAGTTATCATTAATGGTATAGAATGTGAGGCAAATGAGGGTGAGTATATCTTAAATGTCGCAAGAAAAAATGATATTTTCATTCCCGCAATTTGTTATTTAAATGGTTGTTCTCCAACACTTGCATGTCGTATGTGTATGGTAGAAGCTGATGGTAAAAAGGTTTATTCTTGTAATACTAAAGTTAAAGAAGGTATGGTAGTAGAGAGTGATTTGCCAAATTTATGGGATGAGCGTAATGCTATCATGCAAGCATATTGTATCAACCACCCTTTACAATGTGGGGTATGTGATAAATCTGGCGAATGTGAGCTTCAAAACTTTACACACAAAGCAAGAGTAAATGTGCAAAATTATTGGATTAAAGATACCCATAAAGAGCATAAAAAATGGGGCGAGATTAATTATGATCCAGCTTTATGTATAGTGTGTGAAAGATGTATTACAGTTTGTAAAGATAAGATAGGTGAAAGTGCTTTAAAAACTACTCCAAGAGGGGCAAATGCACCTGATGCAAGCTTTAAAGAAAGTATGAGTAAAGACGCGTTAGCGATTTGGACTAAATTTCAAAAGAGTTTAATTGCGCCAAGTAGTGGCGATATGCTTGATTGTTCTTTTTGTGGAGAATGTACAAGTGTATGTCCAACGGGAGCTTTGGTGGGTTCGGCTTTTCAATATACATCTAATGCTTGGGAATTAAAGAAAATTCCAGCTAGTAATCCACATTCTAGTGATTGTGAGTTGATGTATTATGATATTAAACAAACTAGTATTAATAATCAAAAAGAAAAAATTTATAGAGTGAGTAATGATTTTGCTTTTGCTACGCTAAATAAAGCTGCAAGATATGGTTTTAATACCCAAAATGAAGTTCAAGGTAAAGATGAAAAAGCTTTTGAAAAACTAGTAAATATGATACAAGATCAAGAAATTAAAAACATCAAATTTAATAGCTTTATCACCAATGAAGAAGCTTTGATTTTACAAAATATTAGTGATAAATTTGAAATTAATCTTATCAATGAAGAAGCTAAAAAATTCCAAGATTTTATAAATATTTTTTATCAAAACGCAAATGCAATGTATAATGCAAATGCAGATGATATTATTCAAAGTGATTTTTTAATCATCGTAGGTTCATTTTTACGCTATGATGCGCCAACGCTAGGATATAAAGTTAATAACGCTTTAGTGATGAATAAAGGTGCGGGACTATATTTTCATCCTATAAAAGATAAAGGTGTGGATAAATATTCTAAAAATTTCTTGCAGATTAATCATGATATTAAAGATAATGAAAATATTTTATTGTTTATCTTGCAAAAATTTGCTAAAGAGTTTCCACAAGATTTTAAAAATACATTAGAAAATGCGTATCATCAAGGCACTAAAGAAATAGAAGAAACTATTAATGAAGAAGTTATTGAAAAGATAGAAAAGCAAAATGAAAATGGCGAAACTATTATAGAAGAAGTTAAAAAACTTGTGCCTAAAAAGATCAAAAAAAGCATAGAAGTGCAAAGATCAAACTATGCAAAAAATCTTGGCATAGATGAGGACATCTTAGAAAATCTACTTGCTAAAAGGCAAAAATTTACTTTAATCATAGGAAGTGATTTTTACTATGATGAAAAAAGTATAAATTTAGCAAAACTTTGCGCTTTGGTGCAAAAATACACTGAATTTAAAGTATTTTTAATACCAACTTGTACCAATACTTTGGGTGTGAGTTTAATTTGTGATTTAAAACAAGATTTTCAAGCAGGAAAAATGCTAGGTTATAATGAAAAAGGCGATTTTACTTTTTCTTATGATGGGCATTTTGATCTTGCAAGTTCGGCGCTAAATCAACAAGAAGGAAGCTTTGTAAATTATGATAAAAGATTAGTTCCTACAAATGCAGCTTTAGAATTTAAGGGTTATTTTTTAAATGATTTGGCAAATGCTTTGGGTTTTGATGAGGAATTTACCATCAACTACACTAAATTTTTACCGCAAAATAAAGGCTTTATGGCGATTGAATTTGATGAGTTGGAAAATTATTATGATAATGGCGGGGCAAACCATAGAGGCTATGAGCTTGATTTTTCCAATTTAAAATTAGAAAAAAAAGAATTTAGCTCTCAAAAAATTGATGAAAATAATGGAAATTTAAATCTTTATTTTGCAAACCCTATCCATCAATTTTCAAAGCTTAGCAATAAAGCTTTTAATGAAGTTGGAGTTTTGTTTTTATCGCCTGATTTAATGCAAAAATTTGATTTAAAAGATGATGATAGTGTTATTTTAAAAGCAAAACATGCTCAAATCGCACTTAGTGTTAAAACAGATGAGAATTTAGAAAATGGTGCGTATTTGGGGGATTATGATAGCAAGCTTAATACTCAAGATTTATTCAAAGGTTTAAGATATATCAAAATCGATCTTGAAAAAGCAGGAGCAAAAATATGA
- a CDS encoding NADH-ubiquinone oxidoreductase subunit E family protein has translation MRRVDLRKSQDLFKDLEQIIQNAYMGEVLVVLFEIGDFSNVEKSFAFIKEQNCELLNSLKFNQVDWTIVFKKVGQ, from the coding sequence ATGAGACGCGTGGATTTAAGAAAAAGTCAAGATTTGTTTAAGGATTTAGAACAAATCATTCAAAATGCTTATATGGGTGAAGTTTTAGTGGTTTTGTTTGAAATAGGAGATTTTTCTAATGTAGAAAAAAGTTTTGCTTTCATAAAAGAGCAAAATTGTGAACTTTTAAATTCTTTAAAATTTAATCAAGTAGATTGGACTATAGTTTTTAAAAAGGTAGGACAATGA